The Primulina huaijiensis isolate GDHJ02 chromosome 6, ASM1229523v2, whole genome shotgun sequence genomic sequence TTGATTAATTCTTGTGGCATTCTATCAATTGTGTGTGTTAGATTTGACTTTTCTTCACGCACCAGGAGCCTGTTGGTTATAATGTGAGCACATATTTTACTGCTATTAGATATAATTCTATCAATCAAAAAGCAAAATATctgcaatattttaatattatcaaGATTTGATTAGTTTTTATGTATATTGTAACTATCATGGATGAATCTAGGTATTTTAAGTCTAGAGATCATGAATTCGAAGGTTtgggagataaaaaaaaaactatttttcaaGGGTGAGATATTCTATGAATGACAGCACATTGGAAAACTCATAAGAGAGAATTTCCAAAAGGGGTTCTTTTACGAGAGAAGACCCCATAAATCTTAAGATAGGAAATGATCATGATAGTTACAAAAAAGCGTTTTTTTAAACGACCATGTGTTATATCGATCTTTGGCTCCCTCTGGGACATTCTTCCTCGTGGGTTTTCTCATGCACCGTCACGCATAGAATATCATTCATGTAAAGTAGTTTCTTTGGCTTCCATCAACACTCGAACCCAAAATATCTGTAGCTCAATCGATACCAACACCCTGATAATTTAGGTACTCAAAGTCTTGATATCTTAAGTTCGAATGTTGAAGGAAGCGAAAGAAATCAAATTCCAACGATGAGATATTCTATGAATGACAACATATGAGAAAATCCGTGAATGAAAATATCCTAAAAGCAGTCATTTATGAGAGAAAACCCCAAATATAACTCAAGATCAGAATAACTCATAatcgttatatatatataatagaaaataaattcaccaTGCACTCGCtatcacaatattatatgcTACAATGGTGGTGAAATAATTAGttccattttaaatattttattttattgttgaaaCCACATGGCCAGCCAGCAATTCCGAAACTATATGTTTTGTTTGGACTTGGCAATTTAATTAGCTAGGTTCTACTCATTtcaaactaaaataaatatgcatataatattttaacagGTAATCTTTTTAActtgtttgaaattttttttacaactcgattttgaatatataatgattaaaaactatttattttttcaaaagaggatttaaaatagaaaataaaaaacctTTCGGTACCTCTCTCATTTCACACGATATAAATTATGTTATAGATTCATAGAACTCGTGAACTATCGTATCGAATAGTTTATAGTGGATAGTAATGCCAAAGGACAAGAAAGCATAATAAAGTGTGGCATATGaacatttataaaattaatttttgtatgGAGTCCCATAAATTAGGAACCATGCCTAGGGGGAATAGCTTTTAATAATTGGCACTACCATTTGGTTTTTGACCAAATGACAATCTCGATAATTAAGGCTTGTTTTAGTACACAATGTTCTTgacaaattattatatatatattactatataGGTGGGTTTTGTGTGTTAATaagctttttttatttatgtgaaTGAAAATTAGAGAATGATATGTTTGTCCCACGTAGAAAAAGAAAAGTGGAATAGATAAACTTATATTGagttatattttatgaaattataagaATGATTTGTCAATAGTCTATACAAATAAAGGATGTGTCAAGTTCGAAAACACACCAAAAAACGTCTACTTTGTCACTCGTTTCTACTTTTTTTCTCCTGCTTTCACCATCCGCGGACTGCTTGCAGTTCTGTGTGGTCCGAACTTTGGTAAAGTTCGGGTACTAATATTGTTCGTCCATGTGGTGATTTGTGCTATATTGCTACAGGTCTGTCCGTTGTATCATGTGAAACAGTCGTCCGACTTAATCTTTGGAGCACATACCGGAGGGGACGAATATGTTTTAAAGAAATTGTACTTGTTACCTACCTGAATttgatttactttttttttttttgttcttatgTACATGACTTTATACTTTCGATAGTATATTTATTTCGTTTAGTGTTTTGTCTTTACATACACGATATTGTTATCATTCCCTTTTCTTTACCCGTGGTCTTcatattatttgatttaagCACTTTGGCTAACAGGGCTAGTATTAGATTTCCGTTCATTCATAATTTCGGCTCATTTGCTGACAACATAGCACAATGTCGAGTGGAGAGAGCAGTAAATTCGAGGAATTTGAATAAAGGGCATGAGGGAAAACTGAGAAGCCGATCGACCCCAATCAAACAACTATTACAAAAATTATTTCTGCAATGTTTAATCAAAAAACTTCATCGTGtccattttcatgttttttataTTCCAGTAGGATTTCTGTAAATTTCTAGTGGTGGTAATCATCTTTCACTTTGTTTTTCTCATTTCCAATTTGTGAATATAATCAATGTCGTTTGAATTGGTAGAATTGATTTCACATCGTTTGCTAATTGCCAATCGATTCGTTATTGTCCCTTCATTTAATTTGCATATTTCTCTGAATTTTAATATGAAGAGGGTAGAACTAACAGTCAAATTGAGAATCCACGTCATTTCGATTAGAAGTCggatttcatctttttttttcttcaatcgGTGTCATTTTTTCACCTGACACGCCCCACACACTAACAAAATTGTGccaagtattattattattcatttttataacTTGAAAACTTACATCCATTATCCTTCAACGAGTACTTGTGAACCACGCTAACTAGGTGAATAATATTGGACAAGCTCAATGTGATAAGATCGCACGAGAGTGTTCGTAAAGAAAATCTAAATTTTGACCAATAACCAAGCACTCACATACTTCATCAACtcatcactacaacaaaaatggcttttcgcagcgtgcAAATACTCTTTccgcggcgcacattgcacgctgcgaaattgcaagctgttgaaagttcaagtttatccgcagcgtgcatgcgcacgctgttaatactactATCAACGGCATGcatatgtacgccgttaatacaactatccgcagcgtgcaatgcacgccgttaatattaaaaaaatttaaatattagcgacggtttttaagttaaccgtcgctaatttgcgacggttaaatacaaaaaataccgtcgctaatttagcaaCATTTACTACTCCGTCGCTAAGGGAACGACggtgtttaaatttagcgacggttacaaaactgtcgctacatttagcgacagttcataTAACCGTCGTTAAATTttgcgtaaaaataaaaaaaaaatttcttttataatttaataaattttaaaaaaaattccattaaaACTATCAtctcttaactaacacttaaaatattaaccaaaaattttaaaaaaaatgtactaaaaccaaaattaaaaacGCATATTAGAAAAAAGTTTAAGTGTTGTAAAATGATGTGAAAGTGGAACGGaaatcggatatttatagacaatttgcgataattagcgacagttttgcattaaactgtcgctattagcgacggttaaaacataactgtcgccgatttacaactattagcgacagttcaactaaaaccgtcgctttttagcgacggttatttattAAACCATCGCagattttaaatcggcgacgggttATTTTATACCGtctctaaatatagcgacggtagtttaaaccgtcgcaaggttacattagcgacggtttaataaaccgtcgctaatttaaaaattcacctATTTCAACGgcgtgcttttactgcacgccgtGAATGCATagaatattaacagcgcacattattgcacgctgcggatagtatatCATATGACTTTCcacagcgtgcttttaatgcgcgccgttaataacatatattaacggcgcgcattaaaagcacgctgcggaaagtatataatatttacagcacacataaatgcacgctgcggatattactttccgcagcgtgcttttactgcacgccgttaaaagtactattcacagcgtgcttttaatgcacgctgttgatgatgcgctgcggaaagtcatttttgttgtagtgcatAAACCCAATTGAGAGCGTTTTAGTGATTGAGTTCAAATTACCCTAAATGTATTACCACAACATATAATTGCCACATTAGCATTTAACACTTTCTACAtcaatattacctatattttaatataaaatatactaATATCTTAAAAGTTCATCTTGCATAGCTTATATTGAATAAAAgattattcaaataaatttacCCGAACACTTTTTCTTTACTATCAAcctctatttatttatttattaattattattataatctaGATATACACATACACACGACAAACATGTAATATGGTTATGGTgaaattttaataacaaaaactcttgtgagacgttctcacggatcaatttcgtaggtcgaatcttttatttaggtcatccatgaaaaattattattttttatgttaagagcattattttttttattgtgaatatcgatagggttgacccgtctcacagataaaaattcgtgagaccgtatcacaataGACTTACTCTAGTATTTTAGTTTGGATATATAGGAACATGATATTTGTAGTAATATAGAACAAATTCAAAGTCAATTTTCATCAtaatcatgcaattaaatagtTAACATCATTACTAAACATATATAAtcatgtgtttaaataaaatacatatcacaatatatttttatatcctTGAAGCTCGTTTTAAAAATCTATTAACCCTATCCCCAAATCATTTCTAATCTTCGATTGAAAATCTATAAGATTGCATTTGGATAGAATGATTTGAGTGAATTTGATTCCAAATACACACCTCAAATTCATCCTCAAATTCATTCTATTCGTTTGGTTCGGAATCAGAACAATAAATTTGAACTTTTTTATGTTACTCAATAACATTTTTATGcttcaatttcaaattcaattcaACTTATTCGTTTCAAAtctataaatttcaaatgatcGATATTATAATCCATTAATCCAAATTTGACATAAAATTCTTTCACATCTTAACGTCTTTTCCTTTTTTAGTGTTAGGTATATAGCAAATTAATATCGAGGTTCCataattgaaaattatttaatttaaaatattgacaAAAAAATGGAGGCCAATGCTTTTTCGACAACTGGCATGGGCGGTAATTGTTATTTGGACTGATTTTGCTTGATTAGTACGtgatatatttacaaaaatttattggATCAAAATTAGCCCAAAGTTACTCTTGGGCCTTAATGCGGCAAATCGAGTGATAGTTAGGACGGCCTGGGCCCAGTCCTTTGAGCTGGAAGCCACAAACATACGTACAAACTAACACCACCCACATTGCAATGGGGTTTAGTTTTCATAATTTCCCGCCACCTCCTAATTCAGGAGAACAATTCTAACCAAGaaccatttaatttttaatataatataaatatgatttagatatttattgataatacaatttttttttttgtatttaacaTACCCATAGATTTTACATATAGTTTAGATACATCATTTGTATAACGTGAGTACTTTGTGTATCtatattcgtgagacgagtcGATGCAATAAATGTATGCGGTGAAAATTAtagttttgacataaaaatttaaatttttaactcaAATAAGTATATAGtacacaatatatttttaacataaaaaacaataatttaaattcaaattaacaTAAATTACACAATATTTCTTCACAACATAACtaaaaaaatgatacttttgcagtgaaaaattaattttgacatgaaaataatattttcatatgtCGTGTCCTGTcgaatatttgtctcacaaagtTGATTTGTAggacaatttcataaaaattttgtgAACAAATATGTATAAGTGGATTATGTTGTTCcatataaatatgttttcttAATCCTCACGCTATCACTCTAGAGACCATTTGGCTCGTAAGATGAATTGGTGAATGATGTATGATATATGACCGATGTATATATCTCGAATAATTTGTAGAACTTTAGTCAATCATGgaatacaacaaaaaaatataatcaactAATGCATCATGACACATGCTTCcaattcattattttatatattctaaaaatattgtcattatatattaattaagatGTTATTATAAACTTCTCGATATCATTAGAAATAGAGTTCATGAgaaatttataacatatcaaCATAGATACAAACTATTAGAAAATGTagtctcatgaatttttattcgTAAGACGAGTCAACCAATTAATTGGTGTAAACCTTTATATTAACTAGCATAAAGAGCATGTGTTGcttgtaaaatataatttttttggtacggtaaaaataacatgaaattaatatatattttgaaattattttttgttttgaattaaattgaaattttaaataaaaattattattttaaacttttgtaaccttaaaattaattttttattgtacTAAAACATATCGTTGCAGATCGAtgtgaataattttttaaaaaaaatgaagtttatTAGTTTTACAAATTCTCCGTCTTTCGATTATGATTCGTAGTTTACAAGTAACAACAGCAGTAGGATTGTTACTTAaaaagtttttatatatataaaaaaaagagtaTTGTAATTTAAAACAAAGATTTCAAACCCAATTCCTAAATACATCACTCCGTGTGTTGCATCGTTTACGTTGGGGGAACCAAGCCTTACAAATCTCCTCAAAATTATTGCAGATTCCGATTCATCACGCTCAATTCCGATTTCTATATCTTTATTTGCTGCAGATCGGGCGGTTCCTCTCTCCACACTCATCGTAAGCAGCTGTTTCAACTTCTATGCTGTGTGGTGCGCTTGATTTTTGTGTTGGATCATAGGGTTTTCGATTGACGGGAGAGGGTTTTTCGAGGTTTTAGTTAAGGATAGTTTAATTCAGTTATAGTTATGTTTTTTAAGCGAAATCGGTGACGTCTGTGAATGAAGAAAAACCGTAGGGTTTTGTCGCAATTTTACTCCCTTTTAAAATGGAAATCTATCGTGAAATTGAGTTGTTTGTGTTGTGTACGTCATTGTTTGTTTGCTTTGCTTACTCGTTGCTTGATACTACAGGTGCTGGGAGACTGTATTATTCtggtttttttctaaaaaaatagatTTGTTGGTGGTTGTGAGTTTTTACTCTGTTGTTGAACCATTGAATTTCTGTAACCTGTGTCTTGTGGGATCATAACCTCTTGGTCACCCTCCCCTGATAGCTAGCTTATGAGAGTGAATTCTACATTGTAACATTGATATTAGAGCGTCCGTTTCCTGGGGATGACCCTCATTCTGGTGGGTAGGGGAGTGATATTACTCGCATACCTGTGGGGTCTGTGGAGTCACCGGGGAGTGCTGCTATCCGCATGCGTGTGGGGTACGCGAAGTCACCACTGCCGTTAACGTCGGTTCTGAAAGGAGATGAATCGTAATGTGTTATGGTTCGTCCctcatcatttttaaaaatcttgCCTTGTCGATTTATAACCTCTTGGGCACCTTCCACTCAATAGCTAGCTTTTGAGGGTGCGTTCTACCAAGAGTTATAACAATTTCAGGAGTAAATTGATATGATGTGGGTGTTTATTGTACTTATCAGCGATGAAACTTTTTGTGATTATGCATGCTGGTGGCTTCTTCTCATGGGGGTTTCCCCCTTTTTTGGTTGTCCTATTAAAGGTTGAAGCTTCCTAAAATTCATAGGAATTCGATGTTTCCAAATTAGTATGATTTGATTTATACAGTGTAATAAAAACTCCAGAAGTCACATGTATAGGAacgaattttcaaatatttgcaATTTGTCTGCAACTATCCATGGGTTCAGGTTTGGTTGCTAAGAGTTAATTTGATAAATTGTAACATAGACTTCTACAGATCTTTGGATTACATCATCCCTTTAATTTGTTGCACTATCTTTGTGATTAAGCTATATTGATACCTTAtgcaaaaaaacattttatttatttgtcgCCTTTTGCAGTTTGTTATCTGAACCTGGGCTTATTTTCTGGATATACTTGAGTTTATCTGTGAAAGATGAATATGCAACAAGTTATGCAGACTGGGTCTTCCTCTAATGGATACAGCCGTCGTAGAACTGACAAGGGCACTGCCACAAGGTTCGATAGTAAATTCAATACTGGAACAACAAATTCTGGCAGGATAGATTTCGGTAAGCGTCTATGGATTGTCGGTTTTTGTGAACGCAATATTACTTTTTCCTAATGCTAGTAATGCCAGGTAAAGGGGGTGGGCTTGAAATGCCGTCACGTGATCGACTAGTATATTTAACGACATGCCTCATTGGACATCAAGTGGAAGTCCAGGTGCAGGATGGATCTGTATTTTCGGGAATATTTCATGCAACAAATGCAGAGGATCTAGGtatataaataagtaaattCACGAAGTTTACAACTATATTACCTTTGGGTGCTAAAGCTTTACTCAGGACCATGCTTTTGCAAATAGAATTTAGTGTTTCTTTGAAGAGTGGCTATGTTTGTTGTGCAGGAATTGTTCTCAAAATGACTCACTTAATCAATGATGGTTCTTCTGGGCAGAAAAATATTTCAGATTCTCCAAGCAGGCCCCCTTCTAGGACTTTGATCATACATGCCAAGGATTTTGTGCAACTAACAGCAAAGGTTTTGCTATGCCATGTTTCTCATATACGcttgtaaaatattttgtgaTGCCAGTTTAGAATAGCTGTTGACATGTGCACACGCAATTAATTGAAAAGACTTTTACATTTTCAATTTTCCAGGAGGTGTTTTTGTAGCATTATTACTTGTGATGTTGTTTGAGATTATGAAGCTAACAGTTTATGCTTAAATGGCCATTTTGTAGTTTGAAAGTTTAGCTGATAGACTAACTTTGTTATTGAACTGAAACAGGGTGTGCCTGTTACCAGGGATGGTTTAACCAAAGAGATGCAACATGAAAAGAAGCGAGAACTTTTGACAGATTCCTCCATATCACAATCCCGGAATGTTGACATGGGAAGAGAATTGCAGCCATGGGTCCCGGATGACAGCGATCCCAGTTTTCCTGAACTTGAAAACACATTTGATGACCATTGGAATAGGTTGGGAATCTCATTTTATCTATGTTGAAGGAAGAACATAATGGTTCTTTCTTTACATGTATTATTGGTTATTAAAGTACTTGAAATATCTCTCTCTGACTGTAAATATTGTTTGATATGAATGCTTTTAATGATTGTTTAAGATATGACCATATATTAATTGAATCAATAATCCTATTATAAGTTTTTGATTGCCATTTAATTTGTAGAAGAATCGATAGTTATGTCAGGCCAAAGCTTCAATGGGAGTTATCATATAACTTATTGCTTATCGTTGTTTTGACTGAGTATTATTATCTGAGTATCAGGGGCTGGGATCAGTTTGAAGCAAATGAAAGTCTGTTTGGAGTAAAGAGCACCTTCAACGAGGAAATTTACACAACAAAGCTTGAGAAAGGTCCTCAGATGAGAGAACGGGAAAGAGAAGCTATACGAATAGCTAGAGAAATCGAGGGCGAGGAAACACTTGATCTTCATGTGGCAGAGGTTAGACTAAAAATTGGCTGGTTTTTTTATTTGGACTTTTTCAACCTTGTCTGCTACTTTATACTTCAATACCATAATGTTGTTTTTGTAGGAAAGGGGTGTTCAACCTGAtggaaatattgaaattgatgaaGAAACCAGATTCTCATCAGTCTATAGGAGAGTTGTCGATTGTGGATATGATGAGATTGAGGATGTATTATTGGATTCGAAAAATGATGAAACCTTTGGGCATGTCTCTGATTCTGCCGCTGAAATCCCTCTCATGAATGTGAGTACTGGGAAAACCAGTTATGAAGCTCTAGTGTTATCAAGATCATCATCAATGATATTTCTTGTCTCTCCtataatatttctttttcttcattctagtattttactttatttaataaaagtTCTGGATTGTTTTCCTGCTTCAGCTGGTTTACTGATTATATTAGTTTCAGTTTCCTTTTTCTTCTTTCGGTACCTATGCCTTAAAATGGTTGATGGAGCATAGTTTTGGTTGCCAATTCATCACTGAAAAATGAAGGGAAATCCAgaaactatttattttaaaattttgacttgaATAAAATTTCATGGCGTTATCCCAGTCTTTTGTATTCTCCTCTATGCCAGTGTCTGTTAACcttgtttgttttatttctggGCCTTGTTGATAAATCTATATATTTCTGTTACATTCTGTTTTTCCTGGTGTAGGGAGAAGACCAATCTTCTCTGAGATCTAGCAGTAGGGATGCTTATCATTCAAATTCTGATGATCATTCTGAACAGCTTCCCAAAGATTCCTCCATCACTGACGCCGGCAGGTTGGTTAAATTTGTCTGATATCTAATGTTTGCTCTTTTTTTCAGTTACTACGATGCTGATGGAAAGAGTATCACATACACTACTCTGTCAATAACTAAAAGAATTCTGGGATGATGCTATTTGTCTTTTAAGTCAAATATCAGctctcatttttaaaaattatgtgaGAATCTAATTGGAAATTTTTTCGTGTAGACTTCatgataaccaaaatattgGATGGGGTGGGCAAAGTAAAGAAAAGCTAAAGGTGAGTGCATTCTGACTGCTGTTAAGTTGGCTTGTCTTAAAAATTTTACTGCATGACAATCTTTTCTTTCCCTGCAGGTAATCGACCAAAGTCAAGTATCAAAAGTCGAGGGTAAGTGAGCATTTTCTTTGCTGATAGCATTTGACAGTGTACCATAATGATGCAGGATGActtgcttcttttttttaattacttttttGCTGGTGAGGGAAGGGGTTAGAAGGGGTGGGGTTGCTCAACTTTGTTTGACCTTTGGTGAGTTCTATGTAGAATGAATGTTTGGCTGTTGTCTTTccttttttaatttgattgCTGAGAGCTATGAAACAACTCCATAATCTTTTGCTATCTTATTGGTTTTGTTGCAAAATGTCGAGATCTCTGTAGAGTCCTCTGGGATTATTTTATGAGCTGATGGTTTTGTGGAATTTTTCATAGTACATTCATAGATTgctatttttctcatttcattGGGCCTCGTCAGCTCTTTTACTTGAGTAATTTGTCAGTTCATACTTTGTAGAACTTATCTATTTTGTTTATTGTTGCATTTATTTGACGTCAACCGTATCATGTTCACAGATTCACATTTGCTTTTGAGAACAAAGATAGAAAACTCTGACAAGGTTGGATTGTCACCAAATGCTACTGCATATGATCCATCACATGCAGCAACTAAGGTTCAGGAAAAGGCTAGCTCTTTTAGTGTGCCGCTGGAAGGTACTCTACCTTCCAAAACACAAGGGGCCACAACTTATCTTGCCAGGCCTAGTAGTTCCGCATCATCCACTTCTGATCGTGGCGGAGTTGCCACTTCAACTTCTGTTGTCCGAGGATTGTCACCAAGTTCATCTGTTGGTTCATTCTCTTCAGAGAAGTCAACATTGAATCCACATGCTAAGGTGGGAATAGTGGCTTgataaagtttttattttttatatggcAGTTCTAATCGAGCCACTTATccttattataaattataacgGCTCCAATAATGGATGACATGCACAGAAGGACGAGTATGCTTAATAATTCCCATCTCGTATCATTTTTCTGCTGCACCTAATATATCCTTCTGCTAATTTTCTTGCTCTTCAATTGTTTTACAGgaatttaaattaaatccaAATGCAAAGAGTTTCATTCCATCTATAACAACTCTAAGATCACCTTCTCCAGTTGTTGATAGTTCCTTCTATTATCCAGCTAACATGACTGCAGTTCCACACATGCCTGGGATGCCTGTAGGTGTTGGGGTATGAATGTAACTGTTGCTTATAGGTTTTAGTTCCAGT encodes the following:
- the LOC140978270 gene encoding polyadenylate-binding protein-interacting protein 4-like isoform X2, which produces MNMQQVMQTGSSSNGYSRRRTDKGTATRFDSKFNTGTTNSGRIDFGKGGGLEMPSRDRLVYLTTCLIGHQVEVQVQDGSVFSGIFHATNAEDLGIVLKMTHLINDGSSGQKNISDSPSRPPSRTLIIHAKDFVQLTAKGVPVTRDGLTKEMQHEKKRELLTDSSISQSRNVDMGRELQPWVPDDSDPSFPELENTFDDHWNRGWDQFEANESLFGVKSTFNEEIYTTKLEKGPQMREREREAIRIAREIEGEETLDLHVAEERGVQPDGNIEIDEETRFSSVYRRVVDCGYDEIEDVLLDSKNDETFGHVSDSAAEIPLMNGEDQSSLRSSSRDAYHSNSDDHSEQLPKDSSITDAGRLHDNQNIGWGGQSKEKLKVIDQSQVSKVEDSHLLLRTKIENSDKVGLSPNATAYDPSHAATKVQEKASSFSVPLEGTLPSKTQGATTYLARPSSSASSTSDRGGVATSTSVVRGLSPSSSVGSFSSEKSTLNPHAKEFKLNPNAKSFIPSITTLRSPSPVVDSSFYYPANMTAVPHMPGMPVGVGIGPSFALPQPVIFNPQAAPMPQPYYHPSGPQYGQQMIIGQPQPVMYRPLYPTDFPYRGMEF
- the LOC140978270 gene encoding polyadenylate-binding protein-interacting protein 4-like isoform X1, translating into MNMQQVMQTGSSSNGYSRRRTDKGTATRFDSKFNTGTTNSGRIDFGKGGGLEMPSRDRLVYLTTCLIGHQVEVQVQDGSVFSGIFHATNAEDLGIVLKMTHLINDGSSGQKNISDSPSRPPSRTLIIHAKDFVQLTAKGVPVTRDGLTKEMQHEKKRELLTDSSISQSRNVDMGRELQPWVPDDSDPSFPELENTFDDHWNRGWDQFEANESLFGVKSTFNEEIYTTKLEKGPQMREREREAIRIAREIEGEETLDLHVAEERGVQPDGNIEIDEETRFSSVYRRVVDCGYDEIEDVLLDSKNDETFGHVSDSAAEIPLMNGEDQSSLRSSSRDAYHSNSDDHSEQLPKDSSITDAGRLHDNQNIGWGGQSKEKLKVIDQSQVSKVEDSHLLLRTKIENSDKVGLSPNATAYDPSHAATKVQEKASSFSVPLEGTLPSKTQGATTYLARPSSSASSTSDRGGVATSTSVVRGLSPSSSVGSFSSEKSTLNPHAKEFKLNPNAKSFIPSITTLRSPSPVVDSSFYYPANMTAVPHMPGMPVGVGIGPSFALPQPVIFNPQAAPMPQPYYHPSGPQYGQQMIIGQPQPVMYRPLYPTDFPYRGREF